The segment GCGCGCAATGCGGTCGAGTACGGCCGGCCCTTCGGCCCAGCGGTCCGCGAACGGTACGGCGTGGACGAGTTCAACCAGGGGCTCGGCGCCGAACTGATCGCCGAGCGGTACGGATTCAGCCGTACCCAACTGGACGAACTCGCCCTGGAGTCCCATGACAAGGCCGCCCGGGCCACCGCCGAAGGCCGCTTCACCGCCCAGCTGGCGCCGGTCGTCACGGCCGCCGCCGACGACGGCTCGGCGCGCACGGTCACGGCCGACGAGGGCATCCGTACCGGATCCACCCCGGAGAAGCTCGCCGCCCTCGCCACCCCCTTCAAGGAGAACGGTGTGATCAGCGCCGCCAACTCCTCACAGATCTCGGACGGCGCCGCGGCCCTGCTGATCACCACCGGCGAGCTCGCCGCCCGGCGGGGCTGGCGGCCACTGGCCCGGGTACACACCGCCGTCGTCACCGGCGCCGATCCGATCACCATGGCCCTCGGCCCGGCCCCGGCCACCGCGAAGGCCCTCAAGCGCGCCGGTCTGTCGATCGGTGACATCGGGGCCTTCGAGATCAACGAGGCCTTCGCCCCCGTCACGGCCGCCTGGCTGGCGGAGACCGGAGCGGACCGCGCCAGGCTCAACCCGAACGGCGGGGCGATGGCGATCGGCCATCCGCTCGGCGCCTCGGGCGCCCGGCTGATGACCACCCTGGTCCACCATATGCGCGACCACGGCATCCGCTACGGCCTCCAGTCCATGTGCGAGGCGGGCGGTATGGCCAACGCCACCATCATCGAACTCCTCTGACGGACCCGCCCGGCCGTCCGTACGGCGGAAGGGGGCGCCACCGTCCTCTGACGCCCCCTTCCGCCCCCCCGCCGTCCGGACTCAGAGCCCCAGGTCCTTGGCGATGATCGACCTCATCACCTCACTCGTACCACCGTAGATCCGGGAGACCCGGGTGTCCGCGTACAGCCGGGCGATCGGATACTCGGTCATATAGCCGTAGCCGCCGTGCAGTTGCAGACAGGCGTCGACGACCCGCCCGGCGACCTCCGTACCGAAGAGTTTGATC is part of the Streptomyces qinzhouensis genome and harbors:
- a CDS encoding thiolase family protein; this translates as MRDAVIVEAVRTPVGKRAGALSGIHPVDLSAHVLTAIAERTGLDPADLDDVVWGCVSQIGEQASNIGRYAVLAAGWPEEVPGVTVDRACGSSQQAVHFAAGLVVAGQYDIVIAGGVESMSRVPIGAARNAVEYGRPFGPAVRERYGVDEFNQGLGAELIAERYGFSRTQLDELALESHDKAARATAEGRFTAQLAPVVTAAADDGSARTVTADEGIRTGSTPEKLAALATPFKENGVISAANSSQISDGAAALLITTGELAARRGWRPLARVHTAVVTGADPITMALGPAPATAKALKRAGLSIGDIGAFEINEAFAPVTAAWLAETGADRARLNPNGGAMAIGHPLGASGARLMTTLVHHMRDHGIRYGLQSMCEAGGMANATIIELL